In the Thauera sedimentorum genome, one interval contains:
- a CDS encoding RnfABCDGE type electron transport complex subunit G produces MSARYTAARTSLRTAAIMLVFSLLFTAAMAFTYQLTRPAIEASELEEKMRLINEVLPAGSYDNALLEDVVKLGPTPALGLDNGGVAYRARKAGEPVALVLEAVAHDGYAGNIDLVLAVTTDGRISGVRVTRHKETPGLGDYIDPKKDRNKERPWIGQFAGIAFAQVDPAVWKVKRDGGVFDARTGATISARAVTNATGRALGFAVARRDDLFAAAPGSVLAAEE; encoded by the coding sequence ATGAGCGCGCGCTATACGGCAGCGCGCACCTCGCTGCGCACCGCGGCCATCATGCTGGTGTTCAGCCTGCTGTTCACCGCAGCCATGGCCTTCACCTACCAGCTCACCCGCCCGGCCATCGAGGCCTCCGAGCTGGAAGAAAAGATGCGCCTGATCAACGAGGTGCTGCCCGCCGGCAGCTACGACAACGCACTGCTCGAAGACGTGGTGAAGCTCGGCCCCACCCCCGCGCTCGGCCTGGACAACGGCGGCGTGGCCTATCGCGCGCGCAAGGCCGGCGAGCCGGTGGCGCTGGTGCTCGAGGCGGTCGCGCACGACGGCTACGCCGGAAACATCGACCTCGTCCTCGCGGTCACCACCGATGGGCGGATCTCCGGCGTGCGCGTCACCCGCCACAAGGAAACCCCGGGCCTGGGCGACTACATCGACCCGAAGAAGGACCGCAACAAGGAGCGGCCGTGGATCGGCCAGTTCGCCGGCATCGCCTTCGCGCAGGTCGATCCGGCGGTGTGGAAGGTCAAGCGCGACGGCGGGGTGTTCGACGCCCGCACCGGCGCCACCATCAGTGCCCGCGCGGTGACCAATGCCACCGGACGCGCGCTCGGCTTTGCGGTGGCGCGGCGCGACGACCTGTTCGCCGCCGCCCCGGGCAGCGTGCTGGCTGCCGAGGAGTGA
- a CDS encoding electron transport complex subunit E translates to MDMQRFRENAWNGIWKQNPGLVQLLGLCPILAISTSMVNAVSLGLATILVMAVANLAVASLRNFIPYEIRIPVFILIIAALVTMVDLAFNAYFHGLYLVLGIFIPLIVTNCIVLARVEAYAAKNDPVSSTIDGVMMGVGLVWVLAVLGGVRELIGSGTLFSGIDMIFPGLSAIHLFGEGYPGFLIAILPPGAFFALGVLIALFNWINQRAAARHRARPQPAAAETPADKPAEAPAAG, encoded by the coding sequence ATGGACATGCAGAGATTCCGCGAAAACGCCTGGAACGGCATCTGGAAGCAGAACCCCGGCCTGGTGCAGCTGCTCGGCCTGTGCCCGATCCTGGCGATCAGCACCAGCATGGTCAATGCGGTCAGCCTGGGGCTGGCGACCATCCTGGTGATGGCGGTGGCCAACCTGGCGGTGGCCAGCCTGCGCAACTTCATCCCCTACGAGATCCGCATCCCGGTGTTCATCCTCATCATCGCCGCGCTGGTGACCATGGTGGATCTCGCCTTCAACGCCTATTTCCACGGGCTCTACCTGGTGCTGGGCATCTTCATCCCGCTGATCGTCACCAACTGCATCGTGCTCGCCCGGGTGGAAGCCTACGCGGCCAAGAACGACCCGGTCAGTTCGACGATAGACGGCGTGATGATGGGCGTCGGCCTGGTGTGGGTGCTGGCGGTGCTGGGCGGCGTGCGCGAACTGATCGGCAGCGGCACGCTGTTCTCGGGCATCGACATGATCTTCCCGGGCCTGTCTGCCATTCACCTCTTCGGCGAGGGCTACCCCGGCTTCCTGATCGCCATCCTGCCGCCGGGGGCCTTCTTCGCCCTCGGCGTGCTGATCGCTCTGTTCAACTGGATCAATCAGCGCGCCGCCGCGCGCCACCGCGCACGGCCGCAGCCAGCGGCCGCCGAAACCCCCGCCGACAAGCCTGCCGAAGCGCCTGCCGCCGGTTGA